The following proteins come from a genomic window of Zygotorulaspora mrakii chromosome 8, complete sequence:
- the PEP12 gene encoding SNAP receptor PEP12 (similar to Saccharomyces cerevisiae PEP12 (YOR036W); ancestral locus Anc_5.630): MSITLNDNIDYDEEPREYMDSPEFERLKEDIVGQLFETNGQISTVEQFITSLEKLLKKGNVSAKVVDNIDKKSVAKIRKVGHLIISMNELVHKINGIEESNLDRTQIIAREKIVRDVQYSVQEFQKTQKKYASVIRKINTEARAVLDEAEQNRSALQQEEDAAEGNVTKVQSQRTQSVQYSIHREPLNNEEFAYQANLIRQRDEEISNIEEGITELNEIFKDLGSVVQQQGMLVDNIEANIYTAADNTAMASRELNKALRSQKSANKWCVQLLATLSFMLLMLILIVFI; this comes from the coding sequence ATGTCGATTACTCTAAACGACAATATTGATTATGATGAGGAGCCCAGAGAATATATGGACTCCCCGGAATTCGAGCGTCTGAAAGAAGATATAGTGGGACaattatttgaaacaaaTGGCCAAATAAGCACAGTGGAGCAATTCATAACAAGCCTAGAAAAACTTTTAAAAAAGGGCAATGTGAGTGCCAAGGTGGTGGATAATATAGATAAGAAATCGGTTGCTAAAATTAGAAAAGTGGGGCATTTGATTATAAGCATGAATGAGTTGGTACATAAAATCAACGGCATTGAGGAGTCCAATCTAGATAGAACGCAAATCATTGCCAGAGAAAAAATAGTGAGGGATGTTCAATATTCTGTTCAGGAGTTTCAAAAgacacaaaaaaaatatgcctCCGTTATCAGAAAGATAAATACGGAAGCCAGGGCCGTGTTGGACGAAGCAGAGCAGAATAGAAGCGCTCTTCAACAGGAAGAGGACGCTGCAGAAGGAAATGTCACAAAGGTTCAAAGTCAGAGGACACAGTCAGTTCAATATTCTATTCACAGAGAGCCCTTAAACAATGAGGAATTTGCATATCAGGCCAATTTAATACGACAGCGAGACgaagaaatatcaaatataGAAGAGGGGATTACAGAATTGAACGAGatattcaaagatttaGGCTCTGTGGTACAACAGCAGGGAATGCTTGTTGATAACATTGAGGCTAACATTTACACTGCCGCAGACAATACAGCTATGGCATCTCGAGAACTGAATAAAGCTCTAAGATCACAGAAGAGTGCCAATAAGTGGTGCGTTCAACTCCTTGCGACGTTGTCATTCATGCTATTGATGCTCATTTTAATAGTTTTTATTTAG
- the CIA1 gene encoding iron-sulfur cluster assembly protein CIA1 (similar to Saccharomyces cerevisiae CIA1 (YDR267C); ancestral locus Anc_5.631), which produces MLSLVKSLKLHKDRIWSIDESNGLLATGSSDRCIKIVNLKDNKFELVDELDDTVHKKAIRSVSWRPHSMLLAAGSFDSTISIWNREESGDELSSGVLEMELLAIIEGHENEVKSVAWSNDGLYLASCSRDKSVWIWEADETGEEYECISVLQEHSQDVKHVIWHPSLQLLASSSYDDTIRIWNDFDDDWEAVAVLTGHEGTVWSSDFEEVESNLRLCSGSDDSTVRVWKYLGDDEDDQQKWICQSILPQIHTRAIYSVAWGTNGLIASTGSDGLLAIYQEKEEGQWEIIAKRALAHGVLETNIVKWLQIDGNILLATGGDDGYVNIWKLKET; this is translated from the coding sequence ATGCTCTCACTTGTTAagtctttgaaattgcacAAGGATAGGATATGGAGTATTGATGAGAGTAATGGACTTTTAGCAACCGGCTCCTCAGACCGCTGTATTAAAATAGTAAATTTAAAAGATAATAAGTTCGAGCTAGTAGACGAACTCGATGACACGGTGCATAAAAAGGCAATTAGATCTGTATCATGGAGACCACATTCAATGCTTTTAGCAGCTGGATCGTTTGATTCGACAATTTCCATCTGGAATAGAGAAGAATCTGGTGATGAACTATCATCTGGAGTTTTGGAAATGGAGTTATTGGCTATAATTGAAGGCcatgaaaatgaagttaAAAGTGTGGCATGGTCCAACGACGGTCTGTATTTGGCTTCATGCTCTAGAGATAAGAGTGTTTGGATCTGGGAAGCTGACGAAACAGGTGAAGAATACGAATGTATCAGTGTGCTTCAGGAACACTCGCAGGATGTAAAACATGTCATTTGGCATCCAAGCCTACAATTACTTGCTTCAAGCTCttatgatgatactatAAGGATATGGAACGATTTTGATGACGATTGGGAAGCTGTTGCTGTGCTTACTGGTCATGAAGGAACTGTATGGTCATCAGATTTCGAAGAAGTGGAATCGAACCTTAGATTGTGCAGTGGCAGTGATGACTCTACGGTACGTGTGTGGAAATACCTcggtgatgatgaggacGATCAGCAGAAATGGATTTGTCAATCAATCTTACCGCAGATACATACCAGGGCCATCTATAGTGTTGCGTGGGGAACAAATGGTTTGATTGCAAGTACTGGCTCCGACGGATTGCTTGCAATATatcaagagaaagaagagggGCAATGGGAGATAATCGCTAAACGGGCCTTGGCTCATGGAGTGCTTGAAACAAATATTGTTAAATGGCTGCAAATTGATGGGAACATACTACTTGCGACAGGCGGTGATGATGGCTACGTCAATATAtggaaattgaaagagaCATAA
- the CYC2 gene encoding oxidoreductase (similar to Saccharomyces cerevisiae CYC2 (YOR037W); ancestral locus Anc_5.632), which yields MYLLRHALNRRFSSLRSTGHNIRPKNCHRRFKFAAFSAISGSLGALTYLLYNQYSSLGNNELSQGHFTSYRISNKHIIDENHFLMELTPLIDQKINLWKLLGSEKMWSVQVKQPQIMVVRNYTPLPLIFNKATGAIELLKDGQFAGGKLLFYLKSYEHGEVARWLQQMQENEIVELRGPYIEYELPKLERESKRSRDFLLTAIDEEIQEEKYKFQPFDIAMYTAGTGIVTALQLMLTESPFRGTIDLFHSCKDFTELGPLMPLILKLERYKRLRLHLFESSHEPSRELRLTRMLKETSTPFPYQGSVVFREMTYNNVRPVLALVCGPDSFISSIASPKLSPYQGPVGGILEKKGWTSDNLFKLS from the coding sequence ATGTATTTACTTCGGCATGCTCTGAATAGaagattttcaagtttAAGATCAACAGGGCACAATATCAGACCCAAAAACTGTCATCGCAGATTTAAGTTTGCTGCTTTCAGTGCGATATCTGGTTCACTAGGCGCTTTGACTTATCTCCTCTATAACCAATATAGCTCGCTTGGGAACAATGAGCTTTCCCAGGGTCACTTTACTTCTTACCGTATTTCAAACAAGCACATCATTGATGAGAATCACTTCTTAATGGAGCTGACGCCATTAATTGATCAGAAGATAAATTTATGGAAGTTACTTGGTTCGGAAAAAATGTGGTCCGTGCAAGTCAAACAACCACAGATCATGGTTGTCCGTAACTACACTCCTTTGCCATTGATTTTTAACAAGGCTACTGGTGCTATTGAACTGCTGAAAGATGGGCAATTTGCTGGTGGGAAGTTATTGTTCTATCTCAAAAGTTATGAACATGGCGAAGTTGCGAGATGGTTGCAACAAATGCAAGAGAACGAAATTGTTGAGCTTAGAGGACCTTATATTGAGTACGAATTGCCCAAGCTTGAACGGGAATCAAAGAGGAGTAGAGACTTTCTACTCACTGCAATAGACGAGGAgattcaagaagaaaagtacAAATTTCAGCCATTCGACATAGCAATGTACACTGCCGGGACAGGCATAGTGACTGCTTTGCAATTGATGCTTACAGAGTCGCCTTTCAGGGGAACAATCgatctttttcattcatgCAAGGACTTCACTGAGCTAGGACCCCTGATGCCGCTAATCCTGAAACTGGAGAGATATAAAAGACTGCGGTtgcatctttttgaatcgTCTCATGAACCGTCTCGTGAATTGCGTCTTACGAGGATGCTGAAAGAAACATCAACTCCATTTCCATACCAAGGATCAGTGGTTTTTAGGGAAATGACATACAATAATGTCAGACCTGTTCTTGCCTTAGTCTGCGGACCCGATAGCTTTATATCGTCTATCGCGAGCCCCAAACTATCTCCATATCAAGGTCCAGTAGGCGGAATccttgaaaagaaaggttGGACTAGTGataatcttttcaaactttcATAG
- the MSW1 gene encoding tryptophan--tRNA ligase MSW1 (similar to Saccharomyces cerevisiae MSW1 (YDR268W); ancestral locus Anc_5.633) — translation MFRGIKSATAVVKRFGSSVQKVDYKLHTEDIPKNASIFSMIQPTGEFHLGNYLGATRVWKDLCTLKSSSQRLTFGVADLHAITIPKPNTTKFRKYRIEAIASILSVGVDPSKASVMYQSSIPQQTQLHWLLSTLASMGYLNRMTQWKSKSNIKDGSVDSDAIGKVRLGLFAYPVLQAADILTYKATHVPVGDDQTQHLELTRHLAEQFNHLYKKRVFPLPKTILAPTKKILSLSSPEKKMSKSDPNQDALIYLNDEPEIIAKKIKKAVTDSISDHFEYDPVNRPGVSNLINIISGIQRKSIGEVEKDIARFRNYSDFKGYVTENVVEELSGPRNMFKRFINEPEYLDSVIKKGSEEASEVAEKNIKEIMNIMGF, via the coding sequence ATGTTTAGAGGAATCAAGAGTGCCACTGCAGTTGTGAAAAGATTTGGAAGCTCAGTACAAAAAGTAGATTACAAATTGCATACGGAGGACATTCCAAAGAATGCTTCGATATTCAGCATGATACAACCAACTGGTGAATTTCATTTGGGCAATTATCTCGGAGCAACCAGAGTTTGGAAAGACTTGTGCACTTTGAAGTCGAGCAGTCAAAGATTGACTTTTGGTGTCGCAGATTTACATGCAATAACGATCCCAAAACCAAATACGACAAAGTTTCGGAAGTACAGAATAGAAGCAATTGCTAGCATATTATCTGTGGGAGTCGATCCTTCAAAGGCTTCAGTTATGTATCAGTCAAGCATACCGCAACAGACCCAACTTCACTGgcttctttcaactttagCTTCCATGGGTTACTTGAATAGGATGACTCAATGGAAATCCAAATCAAATATCAAGGATGGTTCAGTTGATTCAGATGCCATCGGAAAGGTCAGATTAGGTCTTTTTGCTTACCCCGTTCTGCAGGCCGCCGATATACTCACATATAAGGCCACACATGTTCCAGTTGGAGATGACCAAACGCAACATTTAGAATTAACGAGACATCTTGCTGAACAATTTAACCATCTATACaagaaaagagtttttcCCCTTCCAAAAACTATCTTGGCACCAACAAAGAAGATTCTAAGTCTAAGCTCTcctgaaaagaaaatgtcCAAAAGTGATCCTAATCAAGATGCGCTGatttatttgaatgatgaGCCTGAAATAATCGCgaagaagataaagaaaGCTGTAACAGACTCAATTTCAGATCATTTTGAGTATGATCCAGTGAATAGACCAGGTGTTTCTAACCTCATAAATATTATCAGTGGTATCCAGCGAAAATCAATTGGTGAGGTCGAGAAGGACATTGCAAGGTTCAGGAACTATTcagatttcaaaggatATGTCACAGAAAATGTAGTGGAGGAGTTGAGTGGTCCTAGAAATATGTTCAAAAGATTCATCAACGAACCAGAATATCTTGATTCTGTAATCAAAAAAGGTTCAGAAGAGGCTTCGGAAgtagctgaaaaaaatataaaagaaataatgaaCATAATGGGATTTTAA